The sequence below is a genomic window from Anaerobranca californiensis DSM 14826.
ATGATAATTATCGCCAGATATTCCTTTAAAATTTTCTCCGGGAATTTTTTGGGTAAAGGTAAAAATCCCCGATTTTTTAGGAGGTATCAAGCGATATTCTAAATTATCCTTTATCCCATCTAAATAGAATTGATCAAGGAGCAAAATTTCATCTCCATATTTTTTTAATAAATTCCTGTTTTGGAAATCTAACCAAAAGGCAAATAAAAGGAAAAAAGAACAAATAAATAAGACAACTATTTTTAATTTATTTCCCTTCATCGGCAACACCAACTTAAATAAATTTAAACTATTAATTCTACTTTAGGTACAAAAAATCCTTTAATAATAAAAAAATCCCTTATAATTAGTTATAAGGGAATAAAGTATCATTTAGTTATAAAAATTTTTGGATTTCAACATTATATCCATTAGGATCTTTTACAAAAAAATGATAGATGTTAAATTTAGGATTAATTTTAGGTTTTTCTTCAACTATGACATTTTTCTCTAATAATTCTTTATAACTTTTATCGACATCGTCTACTAATAAAGTTATTATAGGGCTTTTCCCATTAATACTTATATCCATGTGCTGACAAAAACCAATTTTCCCCCCACCTGGTACATCATATATTTTACAAACTCCTTGATCTTTATATAAAGGTAATTGTAAAATTTCATGATAAAAATAATGGGTCTTTTCTAAATTATTTGTACCTAAAAATACAATTAAACCTTGGTAATTCATAATTTTATCACCCTAATAATATTTTTATTTACTAAAGTAGAATGTTAATCCTTTGCGACTTCGATCTTCCTCAAATAAAACAGGATCCCTACATAAGCCAACAATGTTAATATTAAACCTATTCCTAAAGTCCCTTCAAAAAAGATTATTAAAGAAAACATTAAAGAATGTGCTGTGCCATATAAAGCTAAAATCTTTCTAATTCTAGGATTAAAGTCAATAAAAAGAAATAGTCCAATAGCGATAGCTAAAATAGATAGTAGCCAGTTTGGAATTGATAGTCCTATTATGTTGAAAAAAGAATTCCAAGCATTAAGTGTAATCTCAGTATTATAACCTTCAAAAATTCCTCCAAAGGGAAAGTCAATATTTGTTGTAACTCTACCCCAAGGCATAAAACTAGCAATAAAAATAACGGCACATAAAATAAAAATGGTAATTCTATTACTGTCCCTCAAATGATCCACCCCCAAAGATTTTTAAAAAAATTCACTCATTTATATTATTATTCTATAACTTTATTAAATATCCTTCTAATTTTTAAATATCTTCTAATATTTTAGACCATTCAATGGCTTTTAAATAACTTTTTACTACTTTCCCTTTACCTATTTCCTTTAAGAGGGGGGAGTTTTCTATTTTCCCAAAGTTTAAGTTTTCATAATCTAATACAAAATCTAAGTGCTCCCTTAGTTTATTGTGACTACCAACTAAAGCTTTTTTCACTTCAGGATCTAAAGATAAATCCTCCAATATCTCTTCCATAGGTTTATTTAACAGTACATCTATGGCAGAAAACATACCCGTTAAAAAATAGTTTATTGGATCAAATAACCTTTGTTCTTTTGCTAATAGTTCCATCATTTTACCACGAATCAAAGAATTTTTGATTAGTTCATTATTTTCCTTGGTCTTTACTCCTATCAACAACATCAAAAACATCCATTTTTTTATTTCTACTATCCCTAATCTTACTAATCCCTGTTTTACAGATTTAAGTTCTTGTCTTGCTGCAAAAAAGGCTGAATTAGCTAATTTTAAAAATCTATAAGTTAATCCTATATCACTTTGGATTATTTCTTCTAGTTTATCAAAATCTGGTTCCACCTTACTCAATTCTTCCATCATTTGTAGCAGTTTCGAATTTAAAAAAAACTAATTCATTACTTTTAAGGATTGTCGGTCTACTAAAAAAGTACCCTTGAAACAAATGATAGCCTAGCTGGTATGCTTTAACAAAATCCTCCCTCGTCTCTATTTTTTCTGCCAAAAACAGGATTTTACCACCATATTTTTGAATCCCTTGTTTTTGGGTAGTATAATCTACTTTGTTAAAATCAACTTTTAATATGTCAATAAAGCTTAGTAATTGTTGTAAATCTTTCTCAAAAATAAAATCGTCTATAGCCAGAATATACCCTTCTTTTTTTAGTTTACTACATATTTTCACTAGTTCTTCCGTTAATTCGACATTCTCTAAAATTTCTACGACAATAGTATTTTTAGGAAGTAATAATGGAATTTCCTTTTCCAACATTGTTTGAGAAAAATTTATAAAACCTTTTCTTCCACCTGTTATTTGCTGAAAATCCATTGTAAAAAAAACATTGTTTATCAGTTCTGCTGTTGCTTGGTTTTCATCTATTCCTTCATAATAATTATTCATACTTTTTCTATAAAGTAATTCATAACCATATACATTTAGTTTTCTATCAAAAATAGGTTGTCTACCCACAAAAATTTCCATATCTACCCCCGTTTCATTCCCTTTTTATTATTTATTCGACATTTTCTTAATTTTTCCTTTTATAACTATTGTATTGTTTAATTTGAAAAAAATAAACCTCTTATTATGAGGTTTAGTAAAAACATAAATATCCACTTAAAATAATCCTAGTTTTGCCAATAAACTTAATAACATAAAACCTATTCCAGAACCTATTAAAGGACCTACAGGGGTTCCTTTTAAAAAAGCAACAGCTACAAAAGTTCCTACAATAACCCCTAATGTAAGATTGGTATTGACAGGACCGACTTCTATCCCTTTAGCTCCGAAAAGGGCTACTGAAATCCCTGCAAAAAAACCAATTATTCCATCAGGCTTTAAAAACACCTCTTTTATATCTTGTAAGGTATAACGGCCAAGTACTATTGGAGCTAAAAAACCCATTGTTATTAAGATTATTCCCCAACTAATACCATTTTTAGCAATGAACTCAATTGGCTTGTCAGCTTTTATTAGTTTAAGTAATAAAATTATTGCAGTGGAAATAGCCATAGCTCGATTTTTGGTTATTACAGATAAAATCAGAACTACGCTTAATAAAATTTCAATCCAGTGCTTGTCAAACAAATTCTTCCCTTCTTTCATTTTAATTAGATCTAAAATTATCTATTAGCTATCCTTTTAATACTAGGGGCTAAAACTAGTGTTAAACCTAAAGCTACAATTCCTTGAACTATGTTTAATGGAGCGTCGGCGATAGCTGCGGGAAAATCATAAAGAATAACAGCTGCAATAAAATATCCTACATTTAATATTAGCACTGCTACCAATAACAATAATATTACTTTAAAATTTTTAAATCCCCATTCTAAAAATTTCAATGAAGCTAAACCAACAATGTATCCTTCTAACCCTTTAATTACAAATGTAAAAGGGGCCCATTGTGCATAACCTAAAATTATATCTGCTAATGCAGAACCTACTGCTCCAGCTATCATACCTGCAAAGGGCCCAAAAACCAAAGCAGAAGAAAAAATTATTGCATCCCCTAAATTAATGTAACCAAAAGCTATGGGGAAACTGACATATGCTGTTACAAAAGCTACTAATGCTACTAAAAATGAATAAATTACTAATTTTTTTTCTTTACCCATAAAAATACCTCCCAAGAAATTGATTAATTATCTTTTAAATATAGGTTAATACATTTTATCTATTATTAAAACCAATAAAAAAGAAAAAGTTAACTGTACCGATACAATTAACTTTTCTTTTTTCTATTTTCTTTTAAAAAATCTATGTAATTTTGGACCATTTCTTTTTCTTTATCTGTTAATTGCTGATACTTTATTACTAAGTTAATTTCATCTTCTTTCAAAGATTTTACGTCAAGGTTTTTTCTGACATTTGTTTTACCTATCAGATAATCGGTAGAAACACCAAAGTAATCTGAAAGTTTTTCTAAAACTTCTAAACTGGGCTCCCGTTTTCCCATTTCATATTTACTAATAGACGCCTGGGTGATATTTAAATCCATTGCTAGTTTTAGTTGATTTATTTTTTTCTCTTTCCTTAATTCCCTTAACCGTTTCAAAAAAATCACCCCTTATGGATATTATAATACCCATAAGGTTGACATTATATTCCTTTATGTTATAATTTTATATATTTTGGTATATATTACATGGGGTATAGGAGGATGCTATGGTAAATAGTTGTTTGATAACGGGTTTTATAAATGACTTAAACAATGTTAAATACTTTTCTCCATCCTTTATAACTACAATTATTAAATTTTATATTGCAAATTCTTATAATGAAGGGATTATAAATTATTTTTTAGATTTATCAAAAATAAACTCCTTTTATGATAAAGCTTCTATTTTAGAATTAAAGAAAATCTATATTTTCATAAATATCATTGATATTGGGGATCAAAATAAAGTGTTTTCAGATGATACTTTAAAAAAAGTATTGCTAATTTCTGATTCTATACCGAGTTTAGAGATAATAAATAAATGTAAAAGAAATAAAGTTCAGTTATCAATTTTTAATATTGTGACTTGTAAAACCTTTACCATATTTTATTAAATTCCTCAATCTGTAGCAGTAAGTACTTCCTCACTGATAAATCCCATAACCGTCATCTGCCTTAATACAATTTGCTGTTGTTCTATGGCTAGTTGGGGATTTACAATGGGATTATAGAGATTAGGTGCTTTTATGATTGCTGCTAGCATGGCCCCTTGTTCTAATGTAAGGTTTGGAGTAGAAGTATTAAAGTATTTTAAAGCTGCCCTTTCTATACCATAATTTCCATTTCCAAAGTATATTTGATTTAGGTACATTTCTAAAATTTCTTCTTTAGTAAATCTTCTTTCTAATTCTATGGCAATAACTAATTCTAATAATTTTCTTTGAACTGTTTGTTCATGGTTTAAAAACAAATTCCTCGCCAACTGCTGAGATATAGTACTCCCCCCTTGTACTATATCTCTCTTTTTTACATTAACAGTTAATGCCCTTAAGATTCCCTTAATATCAAATCCCCGATGTTTAAAAAAGCGATTATCTTCTGCTGCTATAAAAGCGTTAATTAACTGTTCCGGAATATTATCATATTGCATAAAAATTATTTTATTTTCTAAGTATTCTCTGATCAATACTTCCTCTACTATATAAATAGGACGGTTTTTATCATAGATTGGGACAGGTTCTTCCCAATTTATATAATAAGGTGAAAAGGGCAATACTATACTTAGATATGTTAAAAGAAAAACAATAGTTATTGTCAACATTACTGTTAAAGTAATTTTCAGTATCCTTTTTATTATCCCCATGAAATCCCCCCTAATTATACTTTTTTATATTTTCGACCTTTTCTGGAAAAATTCTCTATTTATTTATATGGATTATCATCTATGTTTCCCTATTTTGCTAACTATATTATGACACGGTTTAATGGTGCCGCTGGAGAAGTAATGGCAAATCTCTCTACTGGAATTGTTCCCTTAGGACAAGGGGCTATGTTTACTGGTTTAATTTGGGGAGCGGTATTAGTTTTCATAATAGATAATCAGTTTGAAAAAGCTGCAATTACAACAGTTATAGGGGCCCTAATAAGTGCTACAGGGTTTATGCATGCCCCAAGTTTAACTTTCCTTTATAATTACCAGTACACCGTTGGTTATGGAATAATAACACTACTTTTTGCAGCTTTTCATTTAGGAAATAAAAAGCTTAAAAAGTTAGGAGCTTAAACTCCTAACTTTTTTAATTTGTCTTTGTAGTTATGTTGATAATCTTTTCTTCTTCTAATTTAGCAGTTAAAGTTACACTAAAAACTTTATTACCCCTTTGTACCTGACTTTCTACTATAATTTGTTCAATTTGGTTTTCTTGACTTAAATAATTTATTTTATATTTATATCCAGAAGATAATTCCACTTCAATGGAAGATGGCTCTTCTTCATTTTCTAAA
It includes:
- a CDS encoding EAL and HDOD domain-containing protein, with the protein product MEPDFDKLEEIIQSDIGLTYRFLKLANSAFFAARQELKSVKQGLVRLGIVEIKKWMFLMLLIGVKTKENNELIKNSLIRGKMMELLAKEQRLFDPINYFLTGMFSAIDVLLNKPMEEILEDLSLDPEVKKALVGSHNKLREHLDFVLDYENLNFGKIENSPLLKEIGKGKVVKSYLKAIEWSKILEDI
- a CDS encoding EAL and HDOD domain-containing protein, encoding MEIFVGRQPIFDRKLNVYGYELLYRKSMNNYYEGIDENQATAELINNVFFTMDFQQITGGRKGFINFSQTMLEKEIPLLLPKNTIVVEILENVELTEELVKICSKLKKEGYILAIDDFIFEKDLQQLLSFIDILKVDFNKVDYTTQKQGIQKYGGKILFLAEKIETREDFVKAYQLGYHLFQGYFFSRPTILKSNELVFFKFETATNDGRIE
- a CDS encoding ECF transporter S component — translated: MGKEKKLVIYSFLVALVAFVTAYVSFPIAFGYINLGDAIIFSSALVFGPFAGMIAGAVGSALADIILGYAQWAPFTFVIKGLEGYIVGLASLKFLEWGFKNFKVILLLLVAVLILNVGYFIAAVILYDFPAAIADAPLNIVQGIVALGLTLVLAPSIKRIANR
- a CDS encoding transglycosylase domain-containing protein is translated as MGIIKRILKITLTVMLTITIVFLLTYLSIVLPFSPYYINWEEPVPIYDKNRPIYIVEEVLIREYLENKIIFMQYDNIPEQLINAFIAAEDNRFFKHRGFDIKGILRALTVNVKKRDIVQGGSTISQQLARNLFLNHEQTVQRKLLELVIAIELERRFTKEEILEMYLNQIYFGNGNYGIERAALKYFNTSTPNLTLEQGAMLAAIIKAPNLYNPIVNPQLAIEQQQIVLRQMTVMGFISEEVLTATD
- a CDS encoding pilus assembly PilX N-terminal domain-containing protein; its protein translation is MSKYLKNQKGYALVLTIILTMLFFILSGVLLVTYLGEFKSNRYLEERTKAIYLAEGGLEHALYLLENEEEPSSIEVELSSGYKYKINYLSQENQIEQIIVESQVQRGNKVFSVTLTAKLEEEKIINITTKTN
- a CDS encoding helix-turn-helix domain-containing protein, which encodes MKRLRELRKEKKINQLKLAMDLNITQASISKYEMGKREPSLEVLEKLSDYFGVSTDYLIGKTNVRKNLDVKSLKEDEINLVIKYQQLTDKEKEMVQNYIDFLKENRKKKS
- a CDS encoding DUF441 domain-containing protein, translating into MFDKHWIEILLSVVLILSVITKNRAMAISTAIILLLKLIKADKPIEFIAKNGISWGIILITMGFLAPIVLGRYTLQDIKEVFLKPDGIIGFFAGISVALFGAKGIEVGPVNTNLTLGVIVGTFVAVAFLKGTPVGPLIGSGIGFMLLSLLAKLGLF
- a CDS encoding VOC family protein, giving the protein MNYQGLIVFLGTNNLEKTHYFYHEILQLPLYKDQGVCKIYDVPGGGKIGFCQHMDISINGKSPIITLLVDDVDKSYKELLEKNVIVEEKPKINPKFNIYHFFVKDPNGYNVEIQKFL